GGGTCGGTGTAGGGGAGGTGGCGCCAGGAGTCCAGGGCGAGGAGGTAGTCGCGGTAGGCCTCCTCGGGCGGGGTGTCCTCGCGCTTCTCCCAGTCGCGCAGGACGCGCTCGTGGCGGTCGAGGAACGCCTCGTGCTCCTTGGCGATCGCGGCCAGGTCCCACCAGCGGGCGACGGCCTCCGCGGTCGGCGCGAAGCCGAGGTGGTCGCCGCGGAAGAAGTCGACGTACGAGTCGAGCCGCAGCCGCTGCAGGGTGTGCCGGGTTTCCTCGTAGAGCCGGGCGGGCGCGATCCACACGCCCGGGGCGGCCGTGCCGAAGCCGAGTCCGGACAGGCGGGAGCGGAGCACGTGCCGCTTCTGCCGCTCCGACTCCGGCACGGAGAACACCGCGAGCACCCAGCCCTCGTCCTCGGGCGGAGCGGTGGCGTAGATGCGCCGGTCGCCGTCGTCGAGCAACTGGCGGGCGTCCGGGGACAGTTCGTACCCGGCCGCGCCCTGGGCGGTGCGGGCGGGCACGAGCAGTCCGCGTCTCTTGAGCCGCGACACCGAGGAGCGTACGGACGGGGCGTCGACGCCGACCGCGGCCAGCAGCCGGATCAGTTCGGCGACGGGCACGGGGCCCGGCACGAAGCGACCGTACGCGCCGTAGAGCGTGACGATGAGAGACCGTGGTGCATGCTGGTCGGACACGTTGATCATCTTAGGTCGTGCGGATCAGTCCCGGCCGCCTGTGGTGCGCAGCCGGAACCGCTGGAGCTTGCCGGTGGCCGTGCGCGGCAGCGCGTCGAGGAAGACGATCTCGCGTGGGCACTTGTACGGGGCCAGTTCCTCCTTGACGAAGGCGCGCAGCGCCCCGGCGTCCCGTGCGGCGCCCTCCTTCAGCACGGCGAAGGCCACCACGACCTGGCCGCGTGCCTCGTCGGGCCGCCCGACGACCGCCGCCTCCACCACGTCCGGGTGGCGCAGCAGCACGTCCTCGACCTCGGGGCCCGCGATGTTGTACCCGGCCGAGATGATCATGTCGTCGGCGCGGGCGACGTACCGGAAGAAGCCGTCGGGTTCGCGGACGTAGGTGTCGCCGGTGATGTTCCAGCCGTCGCGCACGTACACGCTCTGCCGCGGGTCGGCGAGGTAGCGGCAGCCGACCGGTCCGCGCACGGCGAGGAGCCCGGGCCGCCCGTCGGGCACCGGCGCGCCGTCCGCGTCCTGCACGCGCGCCTGCCAGCCCGGCACGGGGACGCCCGTGGTGCCCGGGCGGATGTGCTCGTCGGCGGCGGAGATGAAGATGTGCAGCAGCTCGGTGGCGCCGATGCCGTTGATGAGGCGCAGGCCGGTGCGTTCGTGCCAGGCCCGCCAGGTGGCGGCGGGCAGGTTCTCGCCGGCCGAGACGCAGCGGCGCAGGGACGACAGGTCGTGGCCGTCGAGCTCGCCGAGCATCGCGCGGTACGCCGTCGGGGCGGTGAACAGCACGGAGACCCGGTGCCGGGCGATGGCCGGCAGCAGGTGCCTCGGGCCCGCCTGCTCCAGCAGCAGCGCGCTCGCCCCGGCCCGCAGCGGGAAGACGACGAGTCCGCCGAGGCCGAAGGTGAAGCCGAGCGGGGGACTGCCCGTGAACACGTCGTCGGCGCGGGGCCGCAGCACGTGCCGGGAGAAGGTGTCGGCGATCGCCAGTACGTCCCGGTGGAAGTGCATGCAGCCCTTGGGGCGGCCGGTGGTGCCGGACGTGAAGGCGATCAGCGCCACGTCGTCGGCCGCCGTCGGGACGGCCTCGAACGGGGCCTCGGGCGCCGGGCGGTGCAGCAGGTCGTCGGGTGCGTCACCGCCGTAGGTCGTGATCCGCAGGCCGGGGATCTCGGCCTTGGCGAGGTCGTCGACGGCGCGGATGTCGCACAGCGCGTGCCGCACCCGGGCGATCTCGCACATGGTGCTCAGCTCGTGGGGGCGCTGCTGGGCGAGCACGGTGACCGCGACGGCCCCCGCCTTCAGCACCGCCAGCCAGCAGGCGGCGAGCCAGGGGG
This genomic stretch from Streptomyces sp. Go-475 harbors:
- a CDS encoding PaaX family transcriptional regulator C-terminal domain-containing protein, with product MINVSDQHAPRSLIVTLYGAYGRFVPGPVPVAELIRLLAAVGVDAPSVRSSVSRLKRRGLLVPARTAQGAAGYELSPDARQLLDDGDRRIYATAPPEDEGWVLAVFSVPESERQKRHVLRSRLSGLGFGTAAPGVWIAPARLYEETRHTLQRLRLDSYVDFFRGDHLGFAPTAEAVARWWDLAAIAKEHEAFLDRHERVLRDWEKREDTPPEEAYRDYLLALDSWRHLPYTDPGLPSELLPRDWPGVRSSAVFRGLHERLREAGAEFVGV
- a CDS encoding AMP-binding protein, coding for MNPRDTAHVDTFTRDHLPPPDQWPELRFDLPELRYPERLNCAAELLTGQPGDRPAFLTPTGEPWTYADLRARVDRLAHLLTGELGVVPGNRVLLRGPTTPWLAACWLAVLKAGAVAVTVLAQQRPHELSTMCEIARVRHALCDIRAVDDLAKAEIPGLRITTYGGDAPDDLLHRPAPEAPFEAVPTAADDVALIAFTSGTTGRPKGCMHFHRDVLAIADTFSRHVLRPRADDVFTGSPPLGFTFGLGGLVVFPLRAGASALLLEQAGPRHLLPAIARHRVSVLFTAPTAYRAMLGELDGHDLSSLRRCVSAGENLPAATWRAWHERTGLRLINGIGATELLHIFISAADEHIRPGTTGVPVPGWQARVQDADGAPVPDGRPGLLAVRGPVGCRYLADPRQSVYVRDGWNITGDTYVREPDGFFRYVARADDMIISAGYNIAGPEVEDVLLRHPDVVEAAVVGRPDEARGQVVVAFAVLKEGAARDAGALRAFVKEELAPYKCPREIVFLDALPRTATGKLQRFRLRTTGGRD